The following are from one region of the Prevotella communis genome:
- the ribD gene encoding bifunctional diaminohydroxyphosphoribosylaminopyrimidine deaminase/5-amino-6-(5-phosphoribosylamino)uracil reductase RibD has translation METDQISLDKKYMRRCLQLAQNGQQNAKPNPMVGAVIVADGRIIGEGYHVRCGQGHAEVNAFASVSAEDERLLPEAAIYVSLEPCSHYGKTPPCADLIVKKGVKRAVVGCIDEFAEVQGRGIRKLRDAGIEVTVGVLEEECKALNRRFFTFHRLSRPYIILKWAQTANGFIDDNGKALAISTPFTQMLSHKLRAEEDAILVGRVTNEREHPQLTVRQWDGPNPKRLVIDRQHPLNLEVLHAHHIQSLIVEGGRKTLDSFLEQGLWDEIRVETNMRLTVSGGTSAPQLPADAEVVAQHDYDGNMIISYRSRLAPRPISGSPI, from the coding sequence ATGGAAACCGACCAAATTTCTTTGGATAAAAAATATATGCGCCGCTGTCTGCAACTGGCGCAGAACGGACAGCAGAATGCGAAGCCGAATCCAATGGTGGGAGCTGTGATAGTGGCTGATGGTAGAATCATTGGCGAAGGTTATCATGTGCGCTGTGGACAAGGGCATGCAGAGGTCAATGCTTTTGCAAGTGTCAGCGCAGAGGACGAAAGACTGTTGCCTGAGGCAGCGATCTATGTGTCGCTGGAACCCTGTTCGCATTATGGGAAGACACCCCCTTGTGCCGACTTGATTGTCAAGAAAGGTGTGAAGCGTGCGGTAGTAGGCTGTATTGATGAGTTTGCCGAGGTGCAGGGTAGGGGCATCAGGAAACTGAGGGATGCCGGTATTGAGGTGACTGTGGGCGTACTGGAAGAAGAGTGTAAGGCCCTGAACAGAAGGTTCTTTACCTTTCATCGTCTCTCGCGCCCGTACATTATATTAAAGTGGGCCCAGACGGCTAACGGATTTATTGATGACAACGGTAAGGCTTTGGCTATCTCGACACCCTTTACGCAGATGCTCTCGCACAAACTGCGTGCTGAAGAGGATGCCATCCTTGTAGGACGTGTTACCAATGAACGCGAACATCCTCAGCTGACCGTGCGTCAGTGGGATGGTCCAAATCCTAAACGACTCGTTATTGATCGTCAGCATCCGTTGAATCTGGAGGTGCTACATGCCCACCATATACAATCGCTGATTGTCGAAGGCGGTAGGAAAACGCTCGATTCTTTCCTGGAACAAGGCTTGTGGGATGAAATCCGGGTGGAGACGAATATGCGTTTGACGGTAAGTGGTGGAACAAGCGCGCCACAACTTCCGGCAGATGCAGAAGTCGTGGCGCAACATGATTATGATGGTAATATGATTATTTCCTACCGAAGTCGGCTGGCACCTCGCCCCATTTCTGGGTCTCCCATTTGA
- the rpsB gene encoding 30S ribosomal protein S2 — MARTNFEQLLQAGCHFGHLKRKWNPAMAPYIYTERNGIHIIDLHKTVLKVDDAAEALKNIARQGKKILFVGTKKQTKEVIAEKATSVNMPYVIERWPGGMLTNFPTIRKAVKKMANIDKLMQDGTYGNLSKRELLQITRQRAKLEKNLGSIADLTRLPSALFVIDVMKENIAVKEANRLGIPVFGIVDTNSDPKNIDYVIPANDDAKDSVEVILNACCAAIAEGLEERKAEKADEKAAEAQAEAEAVEAKPKRVRKARKEEAPAEEAAPAAE; from the coding sequence ATGGCAAGAACAAATTTTGAACAGTTGCTGCAGGCTGGCTGCCACTTTGGCCACCTGAAGCGTAAGTGGAACCCCGCCATGGCTCCCTACATCTACACTGAGCGTAATGGTATTCACATCATCGACCTGCACAAGACCGTGCTGAAGGTTGACGATGCTGCAGAGGCTTTGAAGAACATTGCTCGTCAGGGTAAGAAAATCCTCTTCGTAGGTACTAAGAAACAGACTAAGGAAGTGATTGCCGAGAAGGCAACTAGCGTAAATATGCCTTATGTAATTGAGCGTTGGCCCGGTGGTATGCTCACCAACTTCCCCACCATCCGCAAGGCTGTGAAGAAGATGGCCAATATCGATAAGCTGATGCAGGACGGTACATATGGTAACCTGTCTAAGCGTGAGCTGCTGCAGATTACCCGTCAGCGTGCTAAGCTGGAGAAGAACCTCGGTTCTATCGCCGACCTGACTCGTCTTCCTAGCGCTCTGTTCGTCATCGACGTGATGAAGGAGAATATCGCTGTCAAGGAGGCTAACCGTCTGGGTATCCCCGTGTTCGGTATCGTTGATACCAACAGCGATCCTAAGAACATCGACTACGTGATTCCCGCAAACGATGACGCTAAGGATAGCGTAGAGGTAATCCTCAACGCTTGCTGCGCTGCTATCGCTGAGGGTCTCGAGGAGCGTAAGGCTGAGAAGGCCGACGAGAAGGCTGCTGAGGCTCAGGCTGAGGCAGAGGCTGTTGAGGCTAAGCCCAAGCGTGTTCGCAAGGCTCGCAAGGAAGAGGCTCCCGCAGAGGAGGCTGCTCCTGCTGCAGAGTAA
- the prmC gene encoding peptide chain release factor N(5)-glutamine methyltransferase, translated as MTYNELWRQLTQVYDDYEAKAIARMVYEIRFGLMPSDLFIGKDTQLSTDDQKLLAEITQRLLTGEPVQYVLGEAEFGGRTFHVEPGVLIPRPETYELCQWIMEERRGKKEEGRNTSILDIGTGSGCIACTLAAELADAEVTAWDISDDALRIATENAKRTNVHVSFKKVDVLNTSLLNRERPATGLDIIVSNPPYICNKERATMERNVLEHEPELALFVPDDDPLLFYRTIARFAAKTLNPGGALYFEINPLHVSEMQQMLSEEGFSHTEIRNDQFGKQRFTKSCL; from the coding sequence ATGACTTATAATGAATTATGGCGCCAGTTGACGCAGGTCTATGATGACTACGAGGCGAAGGCTATTGCCCGTATGGTATACGAGATCCGCTTCGGACTCATGCCATCCGACTTATTCATCGGCAAAGATACACAATTATCCACAGATGACCAAAAACTCTTAGCGGAAATTACACAACGTCTGCTGACAGGCGAACCCGTACAGTATGTTTTAGGTGAGGCGGAGTTTGGTGGCAGGACCTTCCATGTAGAGCCAGGCGTACTGATTCCCAGGCCAGAGACCTATGAGCTATGCCAGTGGATAATGGAAGAGAGAAGAGGGAAGAAGGAAGAGGGAAGAAACACCTCGATTCTCGACATCGGTACAGGTAGCGGATGCATCGCCTGCACGCTGGCAGCAGAATTGGCAGACGCAGAGGTGACAGCATGGGATATTTCTGACGATGCCCTGCGCATAGCCACAGAAAATGCCAAACGCACCAATGTCCACGTGTCGTTCAAGAAGGTGGATGTGCTAAATACTTCCCTCCTTAATAGGGAGAGGCCAGCGACGGGTCTTGATATTATCGTGAGCAATCCTCCCTATATATGCAACAAGGAACGCGCAACGATGGAGCGCAATGTATTGGAACACGAGCCAGAACTGGCACTTTTCGTACCTGATGACGACCCACTGCTGTTCTATCGCACCATTGCTCGCTTTGCTGCAAAGACATTAAATCCAGGTGGAGCCCTCTATTTCGAAATCAATCCTTTGCATGTCAGCGAGATGCAACAGATGCTCAGCGAAGAAGGGTTCTCACATACAGAAATTAGAAACGATCAATTCGGCAAACAACGATTCACGAAATCATGCTTATAA
- the argS gene encoding arginine--tRNA ligase, with amino-acid sequence MNIETLISQAAGEAVKALYGMEANEKMLQLQKTRSEFEGNLTLVVFPFVKAAKKSPEQTAQEIGQYLVDNCSAVEKFNVVKGFLNLSIGEGAWLQLLQAMDQDDRFGMKAANEDSPLVMIEYSSPNTNKPLHLGHVRNNLLGWSLAQIMEANGNKVVKTNIVNDRGIHICKSMLAWLKYGNGETPESSGKKGDHLIGDYYVAFDKHYREEVKELMAQGMDEEKAKQEAPLIKEAHEMLVKWENNDPEVRALWEKMNNWVYAGFDETYKKMGVGFDKIYYESQTYLKGKAKVEEGLAKGLFERHEDNSVWADLTNEGLDQKLLLRSDGTSVYMTQDIGTAEMRFQDYPIDKMIYVVGNEQNYHFQVLSILLDRLGFKWGKELVHFSYGMVELPNGKMKSREGTVVDADDLMALMVEDAYKTSMELGKFDDMTEEERREIARIVGMGALKYFILKVDARKNMLFNPEESIDFNGNTGPFIQYTYARIRSILRKAPSTTSPASSTSLADKEIELIQKMSEFGAAVEQAGKDYSPSGIANYCYELTKVFNQFYHDFSILNEPDEQKKAVRLMLAKNVAKIIKNGMGLLGIEVPERM; translated from the coding sequence ATGAATATCGAGACACTGATAAGTCAAGCCGCAGGCGAGGCCGTCAAGGCACTCTACGGCATGGAGGCAAACGAAAAGATGCTACAGCTGCAGAAGACACGCAGCGAGTTTGAGGGTAACCTGACACTGGTAGTCTTCCCCTTTGTGAAGGCAGCCAAGAAATCACCCGAGCAGACAGCTCAGGAGATTGGTCAGTATTTGGTCGACAACTGTTCGGCTGTTGAGAAGTTCAACGTAGTAAAGGGATTCCTGAACCTGAGCATCGGTGAGGGTGCGTGGCTGCAGTTGCTGCAGGCTATGGATCAGGACGACCGCTTCGGCATGAAAGCTGCTAACGAGGACTCTCCCCTCGTGATGATTGAATACTCTTCACCCAACACCAACAAGCCCCTGCACCTTGGTCATGTACGCAACAACCTGCTGGGTTGGTCGCTGGCTCAGATTATGGAGGCCAACGGCAACAAGGTGGTAAAGACCAACATCGTAAACGACCGCGGTATTCATATCTGTAAGTCAATGCTGGCTTGGCTGAAGTACGGCAATGGCGAGACTCCTGAGTCATCCGGCAAGAAGGGCGACCACCTGATTGGTGACTACTATGTAGCCTTCGACAAGCACTACCGCGAGGAAGTGAAGGAACTCATGGCTCAGGGCATGGACGAAGAAAAGGCTAAGCAGGAGGCTCCGCTCATCAAGGAGGCCCACGAGATGCTGGTAAAATGGGAGAACAACGATCCCGAGGTACGCGCCTTGTGGGAAAAGATGAACAACTGGGTGTATGCCGGTTTCGACGAGACATACAAGAAGATGGGCGTTGGCTTCGATAAGATTTACTACGAGAGTCAGACCTATCTGAAGGGTAAGGCCAAGGTAGAAGAAGGTCTCGCCAAGGGTCTCTTTGAGCGCCATGAGGACAACTCGGTTTGGGCCGACCTGACCAACGAGGGACTGGACCAGAAACTGCTGTTGCGTTCTGACGGCACCTCTGTATATATGACACAGGATATCGGTACTGCCGAAATGCGTTTCCAGGACTACCCCATCGACAAGATGATTTATGTAGTGGGCAATGAGCAGAACTACCACTTCCAGGTACTCTCTATCCTGCTGGACCGCTTAGGATTCAAGTGGGGCAAGGAACTGGTTCACTTCTCTTATGGTATGGTAGAGCTGCCTAATGGTAAGATGAAGAGCCGCGAAGGAACCGTTGTTGACGCTGACGACCTGATGGCACTGATGGTAGAGGATGCCTATAAGACCTCTATGGAACTGGGTAAGTTTGACGACATGACCGAAGAGGAGCGCCGCGAGATTGCCCGCATCGTGGGTATGGGTGCCCTGAAGTACTTCATCCTGAAGGTGGATGCAAGAAAGAACATGCTGTTCAACCCCGAGGAGAGTATCGACTTCAATGGCAACACCGGTCCTTTCATCCAGTACACCTACGCCCGTATCCGCAGTATTCTGCGTAAGGCACCTAGTACGACTAGCCCCGCTAGTTCAACTAGTCTCGCTGATAAGGAAATTGAGCTTATCCAGAAGATGTCTGAGTTTGGCGCAGCCGTGGAGCAGGCCGGTAAGGACTACTCTCCCTCTGGTATCGCCAACTACTGCTACGAGCTGACAAAGGTATTCAACCAGTTCTACCACGACTTCAGCATCCTCAACGAACCCGATGAGCAGAAGAAGGCCGTGCGCCTGATGCTGGCAAAGAACGTTGCAAAGATTATCAAGAACGGTATGGGTCTGCTGGGCATCGAGGTGCCCGAGCGCATGTAA
- the rplM gene encoding 50S ribosomal protein L13: protein MNTLSYKTVSINKETAKKEWVVIDATDQVVGRLASKVAKLIRGKYKPSFTPHVDCGDNVIIINAAKVKFTGKKETDKVYTRYTGYPGGQRFNTPAELRKKPFGVERILRHAVKGMLPKGPLGRSLLNNLYVYEGTEHKHEAQQPKAIDINLYK, encoded by the coding sequence ATGAACACTTTAAGTTACAAGACCGTCTCGATTAACAAGGAGACAGCCAAGAAGGAGTGGGTCGTAATCGATGCTACTGATCAGGTAGTTGGTCGTCTCGCTTCAAAGGTCGCTAAACTGATTCGTGGTAAGTACAAGCCCAGCTTTACTCCTCACGTAGATTGTGGCGACAATGTCATTATTATCAATGCAGCCAAGGTGAAGTTCACCGGCAAGAAGGAAACTGATAAGGTCTATACCCGTTACACTGGTTATCCCGGTGGTCAGCGTTTCAATACTCCCGCTGAACTGCGCAAGAAGCCTTTCGGTGTAGAGCGTATTCTCCGTCACGCTGTGAAGGGTATGCTGCCAAAGGGTCCCCTCGGACGCAGCCTGCTGAACAACCTCTATGTATATGAGGGAACAGAACACAAGCACGAGGCACAGCAGCCAAAGGCTATTGATATTAACTTGTATAAATAA
- the rpsI gene encoding 30S ribosomal protein S9, giving the protein MEVINAIGRRKSSVARVYLSEGTGKITINKKDLTEYFPSAILQYVVKQPLNLLECAEKYDIKVNLDGGGFTGQSQALRLAIARALVKVNEEDKKALKDQGFLTRDSREVERKKPGRPKARRRFQFSKR; this is encoded by the coding sequence ATGGAAGTAATTAACGCAATAGGTCGTCGTAAGAGCTCAGTGGCTCGCGTTTATCTGTCAGAAGGTACTGGCAAGATCACGATCAATAAGAAGGACTTAACCGAATATTTCCCCTCAGCCATTCTGCAGTACGTGGTGAAGCAGCCTCTGAACCTGCTGGAGTGCGCCGAGAAGTACGACATTAAGGTTAACCTCGACGGTGGTGGTTTCACCGGTCAGAGTCAGGCTCTGCGTCTTGCAATCGCCCGCGCTTTGGTAAAGGTTAACGAAGAGGATAAGAAGGCGCTGAAGGATCAGGGCTTCCTGACACGTGATAGCCGTGAGGTTGAGCGTAAGAAGCCAGGTCGTCCCAAGGCACGTCGTCGCTTCCAGTTCAGTAAGCGTTAA
- the pyrE gene encoding orotate phosphoribosyltransferase, giving the protein MDIKKQFAQKLMDIKAIKLQPNEPFTWASGWKSPIYTDNRKTLGHPSLRSFVKLELCHVIQENFPEADAVAGVATGAIAQGALVAEELGLPYCYVRPKPKDHGMGNQVEGEIKKGAKVIVVEDLISTGGSSLKAVAALREYGVEVIGMVASFTYGFPVAEEAFREAGVKLITLSDYNAVVEQAAETGYIKEEEKAVLAEWRKDPSVWGV; this is encoded by the coding sequence ATGGATATCAAGAAACAATTCGCACAGAAGCTGATGGATATCAAGGCCATCAAACTGCAACCCAACGAACCTTTCACATGGGCCAGCGGTTGGAAATCACCTATTTATACCGACAACCGCAAGACACTGGGACACCCCAGCCTGCGTTCGTTTGTAAAACTGGAACTCTGTCACGTCATTCAGGAGAACTTCCCTGAGGCTGATGCTGTGGCTGGTGTTGCCACAGGTGCTATTGCACAGGGTGCGCTGGTAGCCGAAGAACTGGGTCTTCCCTACTGCTATGTTCGTCCAAAGCCAAAAGATCACGGCATGGGCAACCAGGTAGAAGGCGAAATCAAGAAGGGTGCTAAGGTTATCGTAGTAGAGGACCTGATTTCTACAGGTGGCAGTTCTCTGAAGGCTGTAGCTGCTCTGCGCGAATATGGTGTAGAGGTTATCGGCATGGTAGCCTCGTTCACATACGGTTTCCCTGTAGCAGAGGAGGCTTTCCGCGAGGCTGGTGTCAAGCTCATTACCCTGAGCGACTACAACGCCGTTGTGGAGCAGGCTGCCGAGACAGGCTATATCAAGGAAGAAGAAAAGGCCGTACTGGCTGAATGGAGAAAGGATCCCAGCGTCTGGGGCGTATAA
- a CDS encoding ComF family protein, which translates to MRTSFWTSLLDLIAPRRCAICGGRLEPQEALLCADCDNELEKTPFPESPYDNLMARLFWGQFPIEKASAWFYYRSHSDPSKMIYDLKYHGQMLLGEDIGEQIALRHQPFGFFDDIDAIVPVPITRRRQWKRGYNQSMQVAKGISHVTHLPIYNKVVKRQHFSQSQTHQTSIWERRENVRAAFQLVDADKIKGKHLLIIDDVVTTGATVIACGQELAKAEGVKLSVLSIGYTKE; encoded by the coding sequence ATGAGGACGAGTTTCTGGACTAGTCTGCTGGACTTAATCGCACCTCGCAGGTGCGCTATCTGCGGAGGCAGATTAGAACCACAAGAAGCCCTGCTCTGCGCTGACTGTGACAACGAACTGGAGAAGACACCCTTTCCCGAGTCGCCTTACGATAACCTCATGGCCCGACTCTTCTGGGGGCAGTTTCCCATAGAGAAGGCATCTGCCTGGTTTTACTACCGTTCCCATTCCGACCCCAGCAAGATGATATACGACCTGAAATACCATGGTCAGATGTTGCTGGGCGAGGATATCGGCGAACAAATCGCCCTGAGACATCAGCCATTTGGCTTCTTCGATGACATCGATGCCATCGTACCAGTGCCCATCACACGCCGACGCCAATGGAAAAGAGGTTATAACCAGAGTATGCAAGTGGCAAAAGGTATTAGCCATGTCACACACCTCCCTATATATAATAAGGTAGTCAAGCGACAACATTTCAGTCAGAGTCAGACGCACCAGACCAGCATCTGGGAGCGCCGCGAGAACGTAAGGGCAGCCTTTCAGTTGGTTGATGCCGACAAGATAAAAGGCAAGCACCTACTGATTATTGACGATGTAGTGACCACTGGCGCCACCGTGATCGCCTGTGGTCAGGAACTGGCCAAGGCCGAAGGCGTCAAGCTAAGCGTCCTCTCTATCGGCTACACAAAAGAGTAA
- a CDS encoding SRPBCC family protein, with protein MKKFESSIKQVPYSQEAVYRNISDLSNLERVRDRIPEDKLKEFSFDKDSVTINVDPVGQITLRIVEREEPKCVKFETTQSPMPFNLWIQVLPVNETTSKMRITIKADIPFMLAAMVSGPIQDGVEKIADALAQIPYV; from the coding sequence ATGAAGAAATTCGAAAGTAGCATCAAGCAGGTGCCCTATTCACAGGAAGCCGTCTATCGCAACATCAGCGACCTGAGCAATCTGGAGCGTGTGCGCGACCGCATCCCTGAAGATAAATTGAAGGAGTTCTCTTTCGACAAGGACTCTGTAACAATCAATGTTGATCCTGTTGGTCAGATAACCCTGCGTATCGTGGAGCGCGAAGAACCCAAATGCGTCAAGTTCGAGACAACACAGTCACCCATGCCTTTCAATCTCTGGATTCAGGTGCTTCCTGTCAATGAGACAACCTCAAAGATGAGAATCACCATCAAAGCCGACATTCCCTTTATGCTGGCAGCTATGGTGAGCGGTCCTATCCAGGATGGCGTAGAAAAGATTGCAGACGCACTGGCACAGATTCCTTATGTATAA
- the tsf gene encoding translation elongation factor Ts, protein MAISIDDIKKLRAMTGAGLADVKKALTEAEGDFDRAKELLRERGLAIAAKRSDRETSNGCVLTKVENGFAAIIALKCETDFVANGADFIALTKSILDAAVANKCKTIDEVKNLDINGQTAQEAVTQRSGITGEKMELDGYQILEGANIEAYDHMGKHTLCTMVQTNKENAEVGHKLAMQVAAMKPVALNAEAVDQKILDEEYKTAVEKTKLEQVEKFVEMKLKKAGLNPNLVDSEDHIESNVNKGWLTKEQADEARKIIADAKAEGEAQLKMPMIENIAKGRVNKFLKENCLIDQEFQFGDGDKATVAQWVKAQDKELDITAFRRFTLAAE, encoded by the coding sequence ATGGCAATTTCAATTGACGATATCAAAAAGCTTCGCGCTATGACTGGCGCAGGTCTGGCTGATGTAAAGAAGGCTCTGACTGAGGCTGAAGGTGATTTCGACCGTGCTAAGGAGTTGCTCCGCGAGCGTGGTTTGGCTATCGCTGCTAAGCGTTCTGACCGTGAGACTTCAAACGGTTGTGTACTGACAAAGGTAGAGAATGGCTTCGCTGCTATCATCGCCTTGAAGTGTGAGACCGACTTCGTTGCTAACGGTGCTGACTTTATCGCCCTGACCAAGAGCATCCTTGATGCTGCTGTAGCTAACAAGTGTAAGACCATCGATGAGGTGAAGAACCTCGACATCAACGGTCAGACCGCTCAGGAGGCTGTAACACAGCGTTCAGGTATCACTGGTGAGAAGATGGAGCTCGATGGCTACCAGATTCTCGAGGGTGCCAACATCGAGGCATACGACCACATGGGTAAGCACACTCTGTGCACCATGGTTCAGACCAACAAGGAGAATGCTGAGGTAGGTCACAAGCTGGCTATGCAGGTGGCTGCCATGAAGCCCGTTGCTCTGAATGCAGAGGCTGTTGACCAGAAGATTCTTGACGAGGAATACAAGACTGCTGTAGAGAAGACTAAGCTCGAGCAGGTTGAGAAGTTCGTTGAGATGAAGCTTAAGAAGGCTGGCTTGAACCCCAACCTTGTTGACAGCGAAGACCACATCGAGAGCAATGTCAATAAGGGCTGGCTTACTAAGGAGCAGGCTGATGAGGCTCGTAAGATTATCGCTGATGCAAAAGCAGAGGGTGAGGCTCAGCTGAAGATGCCTATGATCGAGAACATCGCTAAGGGACGTGTAAACAAGTTCTTGAAGGAGAACTGCCTGATTGATCAGGAGTTCCAGTTTGGTGATGGCGATAAGGCTACTGTAGCTCAGTGGGTGAAGGCTCAGGACAAGGAGCTGGACATCACTGCTTTCCGTCGCTTTACTCTGGCTGCTGAGTAA
- a CDS encoding regulatory protein RecX, producing MLIKKEMTGQQAYQKLTDLCARSEHCQQEMIEKMRQWGVSKEEQAEVMDRLIAERYVDDERFARAFIYDKIRYNKWGRRKVEQALWMKRIDDSISKPLLDEVDDEEYLKILRPMLKQKRKSTKADSEYELTMKLIKYAMSRGFTMDIIKQCIEVEDEDEFLD from the coding sequence ATGCTTATAAAAAAGGAAATGACGGGCCAACAAGCCTACCAGAAGCTCACGGACCTCTGTGCCCGTAGTGAACACTGTCAGCAGGAGATGATAGAAAAGATGCGGCAGTGGGGCGTCAGCAAGGAAGAGCAGGCAGAAGTGATGGACCGTCTGATAGCAGAACGCTACGTTGATGACGAGCGCTTTGCCCGTGCATTCATCTATGATAAGATACGCTATAACAAATGGGGGCGCCGCAAGGTGGAACAGGCCTTATGGATGAAACGTATTGACGACAGCATCAGTAAGCCTCTGCTCGATGAAGTAGACGATGAAGAATACCTAAAGATTCTCCGACCAATGCTCAAGCAGAAGCGCAAAAGCACCAAGGCCGATAGTGAATACGAACTGACCATGAAGCTCATCAAGTATGCCATGAGTCGTGGTTTTACGATGGACATCATCAAACAGTGTATCGAGGTAGAAGATGAGGACGAGTTTCTGGACTAG
- a CDS encoding RNase H family protein, translating to MQNPPDYRHDTVLPLPMEVRADAWAVDAACSGNPGPMEYQAIDLQTGAQVFHFGPVKGTNNIGEFLAIVHALALCWQKGLHNKTIYSDSYNAILWVSKRQCKTKLERTPETEPLYQIIQRAENWLRTHNYRNPIIKWETQKWGEVPADFGRK from the coding sequence ATGCAGAACCCTCCCGACTATAGACACGACACCGTACTGCCCTTGCCCATGGAGGTAAGGGCAGACGCGTGGGCTGTGGACGCGGCCTGTAGCGGCAACCCTGGTCCCATGGAGTATCAGGCTATCGACCTGCAGACAGGTGCGCAGGTATTTCATTTTGGCCCAGTGAAAGGTACAAACAATATCGGTGAGTTCCTGGCTATCGTTCACGCCCTTGCCCTCTGTTGGCAGAAGGGCTTGCATAACAAAACCATCTACTCTGATTCCTACAATGCCATCCTCTGGGTCTCAAAACGACAATGTAAGACAAAATTAGAGCGTACCCCTGAGACGGAGCCGCTCTACCAGATTATCCAACGCGCCGAGAATTGGCTACGCACACATAATTACCGCAATCCCATCATCAAATGGGAGACCCAGAAATGGGGCGAGGTGCCAGCCGACTTCGGTAGGAAATAA
- the argH gene encoding argininosuccinate lyase produces MAQKLWEKDFEINSEIERFTVGRDREMDLYLAPYDVLGSMAHITMLESIGLLGKDELPVLLKELQNIYEQTLRGEFVIEDGIEDVHSQVELMLTRKLGDMGKKIHSGRSRNDQVLVDLKLFTRHQLQLVAEAVKDLFDQLIAKSNQYKNVLMPGYTHLQVAMPSSFGLWFGAYAESLADDMLFLQAAYKMTNRNPLGSAAGYGSSFPLNRQMTTDLLGFDSMDYNVVYAQMGRGKMERNVGFAIATIAGTMAKLAFDACMFNCQNFGFVKLPKECTTGSSIMPHKKNPDVFELIRSKSNKLQSLPQQITLMMNNLPVGYFRDLQIIKEVFLPAFDELLDCLRMTAYIINRIEVNDHILDDPRYDPMFSVEEVNRLAAEGMPFRDAYKKVGLDIEAGKFTPCKDIHHTHEGSIGNLMNDQIAALMQQTLDGFGFERVEKAEAKLLGK; encoded by the coding sequence ATGGCACAGAAACTTTGGGAAAAAGACTTTGAGATAAACAGTGAGATAGAGCGTTTCACCGTAGGTCGTGACCGCGAGATGGACCTCTATCTGGCACCGTATGATGTACTGGGCTCAATGGCCCACATCACCATGCTCGAGAGTATCGGACTGCTGGGCAAGGATGAGTTGCCCGTATTGCTGAAGGAGTTGCAGAACATCTACGAACAGACGCTGCGCGGCGAGTTCGTCATTGAAGACGGCATCGAGGATGTTCACTCACAGGTAGAACTGATGCTCACCCGCAAACTGGGCGACATGGGTAAGAAAATCCACTCTGGCCGTTCACGCAATGACCAGGTATTGGTTGACCTGAAGCTTTTCACCCGCCATCAACTGCAGTTGGTTGCCGAGGCCGTCAAGGACCTCTTCGACCAGCTTATCGCTAAAAGTAATCAGTACAAGAACGTGCTGATGCCAGGCTACACACATCTGCAGGTGGCTATGCCCTCCAGTTTCGGTTTGTGGTTCGGTGCCTATGCCGAATCTCTGGCTGACGACATGCTCTTCCTGCAGGCGGCCTATAAGATGACCAACCGCAACCCCTTGGGGTCGGCTGCCGGCTATGGATCATCATTCCCCCTGAACCGTCAGATGACCACCGACCTCCTGGGTTTCGACTCAATGGACTACAACGTGGTCTATGCCCAGATGGGCCGCGGCAAGATGGAACGCAACGTGGGTTTTGCGATTGCCACCATTGCCGGCACAATGGCTAAGTTGGCCTTCGATGCCTGCATGTTCAACTGTCAGAACTTTGGTTTCGTAAAACTTCCCAAGGAGTGCACCACGGGGTCCAGCATCATGCCGCATAAGAAGAACCCCGATGTCTTTGAACTTATCCGTTCTAAGTCGAACAAGTTGCAGAGTCTGCCCCAACAGATCACGCTGATGATGAACAATCTGCCCGTGGGCTATTTCCGCGACCTTCAGATTATCAAGGAGGTATTCCTGCCTGCTTTCGACGAACTGCTCGACTGTCTGCGCATGACGGCCTATATCATCAACCGCATTGAGGTGAACGACCACATCCTGGATGACCCACGCTACGACCCCATGTTCTCTGTAGAAGAGGTCAACCGCCTCGCAGCAGAAGGTATGCCTTTCCGCGATGCCTATAAGAAGGTAGGCCTCGATATTGAGGCAGGTAAGTTCACACCTTGCAAGGACATCCACCACACCCACGAGGGCTCTATCGGCAACCTGATGAACGACCAGATTGCTGCGCTGATGCAGCAGACGCTTGACGGTTTCGGATTCGAGCGTGTGGAAAAGGCAGAAGCCAAACTATTGGGAAAGTAA